In the genome of Sphaeramia orbicularis chromosome 13, fSphaOr1.1, whole genome shotgun sequence, one region contains:
- the mecom gene encoding histone-lysine N-methyltransferase MECOM isoform X4 produces MRSKGRARKLATSDGDDDFALYPSDILEDVCGSDGDPNQSLALAEDPASPPLSDDEASPQDPLSFQRSSLFLPQEDMTVPMDFDLRESSVVGGSLGIWSHRRVKVGERFGPYIGEHRPCLTDPTQGWEILDGSGHVKFCVDASKPDIGSWLKHIQFAPAAKQHNLTACQIDDQIFYKVTREIFPGEELLLFMKAEEYSCDTMAPDIHEERQYRCEDCDQHFESRNQLLDHQKQPCGMPPSSFLNPGGDSDLKAQEPQDLRPLNMSHGLHECKECDQVFPDIQSLEAHTLSHSEEREYKCDQCPKAFNWKSNLIRHQMSHDSGKHYECENCSKVEADSNFPVCLCGSFPQQVFTDPSNLQRHIRSQHVGARAHACSDCGKTFATSSGLKQHKHIHSSVKPFMCKSLRPYLCEVCHKSYTQFSNLCRHKRMHADCRTQIKCKDCGQMFSTTSSLNKHRRFCEGKNHFTAGGLFAQGMPLPGAPGLDKSALAMGHSSAGLADYFGASRHHGGLTFPAAPAFPFSFPGLFPSGLYHRPPLIPATTSPVRQPAHTPVAGPGAELLPPSPGAQESRELLKALRKDGASPGNQMPGAEPHTQSSSSSSKQRNKQSDQSESSDLDDVSTPSGSDLESTSGSEMESDMESERGTARENGKVSKRKTSEGGTQSPNLVGSSAAKDFPGPSLIPSSLDEHTAVTGAVNDSIKAIASIAEKYFGSTGLAGLQDKKVGSLPYPSMFPLPFFPAFSPPVYPFQDRDLKPPALKGEPQSPVDDCKKAQGKASSESPFDLTTKRKEEKSAPFVPSKPEASQSISQDQPLDLSLGTRGRGRNAREEDTKKNLGYEEDKTMMEIPKADTSLQHARPTPFFMDPIYSRVEKRRMSDPFETLKDKYMRPAPGFLFHPQMSAIENMAEKLETFGSLKPETGDLLRSVPSMFDFRAPPSALPETLLRKGKERYTCRYCGKIFPRSANLTRHLRTHTGEQPYRCKYCDRSFSISSNLQRHIRNIHNKEKPFKCHLCDRCFGQQTNLDRHLKKHENGNLSGTAMSSPQSELDSSSAILDDKEDSYFNEIRNFIGNTGQNQTSPDPSEEGLNGGPFEEEKPLMASRGSRDLEDEEAEDLGADEEEGEEPSSTPGKPEGEVLPGNLSDDVIQDEMDFSESNDLNLNCKSSPARYDEEEQSGYSALDHIRHFSDMRKLEESELSDGDPDEDDGSFGSPSLAEAVKQPLFRKSKSQAYAMMLSLAEKDSLHPASHTPATMWHSLARAAAESSAIQSLSHV; encoded by the exons ATCTTGGACGGGTCAGGCCATGTAAAATTTTGCGTGGATGCCAGCAAGCCAGATATCGGGAGCTGGCTGAAGCACATCCAGTTTGCCCCTGCGGCCAAGCAGCATAACCTGACAGCGTGCCAGATAGATGATCAG ATCTTCTACAAAGTCACCAGAGAGATTTTCCCCGGTGAGGAGCTGCTACTTTTCATGAAGGCTGAAGAGTATTCATGTGACACCATGGCTCCTGATATTCACG AGGAGAGGCAGTACCGCTGTGAGGACTGTGACCAGCACTTTGAATCCCGCAACCAGCTGCTGGACCACCAGAAGCAGCCGTGTGGGATGCCCCCTTCCTCTTTCCTTAACCCAG GAGGAGACAGTGACCTGAAAGCCCAAGAACCTCAAGACCTGAGACCACTTAACATGTCCCATGGTCTTCATGAGTGTAAGGAGTGTGACCAGGTCTTCCCAGACATCCAGAG TCTGGAAGCCCATACTCTGTCCCACTCTGAGGAAAGGGAATATAAGTGTGATCAATGTCCCAAGGCCTTCAACTGGAAATCAAACCTGATACGACATCAGATGTCACATGACAGCGGCAAGCACTACGAATGTGAAAACTGCTCAAAG GTAGAAGCAGATAGTAACTTCCccgtgtgtctgtgtggttccttccCCCAGCAGGTGTTCACAGACCCCAGTAACCTGCAGAGGCACATTCGCTCCCAGCACGTCGGGGCTCGGGCCCACGCCTGCTCCGACTGTGGCAAGACGTTTGCAACGTCTTCAGGCCTCAAGCAGCATAAGCACATCCACAGCAGTGTCAAGCCCTTCATGTGTAAGTCACTAAGACCCTACCTAT GTGAGGTGTGCCACAAGTCCTACACCCAGTTCTCTAACTTGTGCCGTCACAAACGCATGCATGCTGACTGCCGCACACAGATCAAGTGCAAGGACTGTGGGCAGATGTTCAGCACCACCTCCTCTCTCAACAAGCACCGGCGCTTCTGTGAAGGGAAGAACCATTTCACAGCAGGGGGATTGTTTGCCCAGGGTATGCCCCTCCCCGGTGCCCCTGGCTTGGACAAATCAGCCTTGGCGATGGGCCACAGCAGTGCTGGACTGGCTGATTACTTTGGTGCCAGCCGACACCATGGCGGGCTCACCTTCCCTGCTGCCCCGGCATTTCCCTTCAGTTTTCCTGGCCTGTTCCCCTCTGGACTCTACCACCGGCCACCGCTCATTCCCGCCACCACCTCTCCTGTCAGACAACCGGCCCACACACCTGTTGCTGGCCCTGGGGCTGAGCTACTTCCTCCAAGCCCTGGGGCTCAGGAGTCCCGAGAACTCCTTAAGGCTCTTCGTAAAGATGGCGCTTCACCTGGCAACCAGATGCCAGGCGCTGAACCACACACCCAGAGCTCTTCATCTTCCTCAAAACAGCGGAACAAGCAGAGTGACCAGTCAGAGAGCAGTGATCTGGATGATGTGAGCACACCTAGTGGAAGTGATCTAGAGAGCACATCGGGCTCTGAGATGGAGAGCGACATGGAGAGTGAGAGGGGGACTGCTCGGGAAAATGGAAAAGTCTCCAAGCGAAAGACCAGTGAGGGAGGAACCCAGAGTCCCAACCTGGTGGGCAGCAGTGCTGCTAAAGACTTTCCAGGCCCTTCTCTTATCCCTTCCTCGCTGGACGAGCACACCGCCGTAACAGGGGCTGTGAATGACTCTATTAAGGCCATTGCCTCCATTGCAGAAAAGTACTTTGGTTCCACAGGGCTAGCTGGCTTGCAGGACAAGAAGGTCGGGTCTCTGCCCTACCCCTCCATGTTCCCACTGCCTTTCTTCCCAGCTTTCTCTCCTCCAGTTTATCCATTCCAAGACAGAGACCTCAAACCTCCAGCCCTGAAGGGTGAGCCACAGTCTCCAGTAGATGACTGCAAGAAGGCCCAGGGCAAAGCCTCGTCTGAATCACCCTTTGACCTCACAACCAAGCGGAAGGAGGAGAAGTCTGCTCCATTTGTCCCCTCTAAACCAGAGGCCTCCCAGTCTATCAGTCAGGATCAGCCACTAGATCTGAGTCTGGGGACCAGGGGCCGTGGACGGAATGCAAGAGAGGAGGACACAAAGAAGAATTTAGGGTATGAAGAGGATAAGACAATGATGGAGATCCCAAAAGCTGACACATCTTTACAGCATGCCCGGCCCACTCCGTTCTTCATGGACCCCATCTACAG CAGGGTTGAGAAGAGGAGAATGAGCGATCCGTTTGAGACTCTCAAGGACAAATACATGCGACCAGCTCCAGGCTTCCTCTTCCATCCACAG ATGTCAGCAATTGAAAACATGGCAGAAAAACTGGAAACATTTGGCTCCTTAAAGCCAGAGACTGGTGACCTGCTGCGCTCCGTCCCCTCCATGTTTGACTTCAGAGCCCCACCCTCTGCACTTCCAGAGACGCTGCTGCGCAAGGGCAAGGAGCGTTACACCTGCAG ATATTGTGGGAAAATATTCCCACGTTCTGCCAACCTGACGCGCCACCTCAGGACTCACACAGGAGAGCAACCATACAG GTGTAAATACTGCGACCGCTCCTTCAGTATCTCCTCCAACCTACAACGTCACATTCGCAACATTCATAACAAGGAGAAGCCCTTTAAGTGCCACTTGTGTGACCGTTGTTTCGGGCAGCAGACCAACTTGGACCGTCACCTCAAAAAACACGAGAATGGAAACCTGTCAG GCACTGCAATGTCATCCCCACAGTCTGAACTGGACAGCAGCAGCGCCATACTGGATGACAAAGAAGACTCTTATTTCAATGAAATACGAAATTTCATTGGCAACACAGGACAGAACCAGACATCCCCAGATCCCTCTGAGGAAGG GTTAAATGGTGGTCCGTTTGAGGAAGAGAAGCCTTTAATGGCCAGCCGTGGGTCACGTGACCTAGAAGATGAGGAAGCAGAGGACCTGGGTGCTGATGAAGAAGAGGGTGAAGAGCCCAGCAGCACCCCTGGCAAACCTGAAGGCGAAGTGCTTCCTGGTAACCTCAGTGATGATGTCATACAAGACGAAATGGATTTCAGTGAGTCAAATGACTTGAACCTCAACTGCAAGAGCTCCCCTGCCAG GTATGATGAGGAGGAGCAGAGTGGCTACTCAGCCTTGGACCACATTCGTCATTTTTCGGACATGCGCAAGCTGGAGGAGAGTGAGCTGAGTGACGGAGATCCAGATGAAGACGATGGGTCTTTTGGCTCCCCCTCCCTGGCTGAGGCGGTCAAACAGCCACTGTTTAGGAAATCCAAGTCTCAG GCCTATGCCATGATGCTGTCTCTGGCTGAAAAGGACTCTCTCCACCCAGCCTCACACACCCCCGCCACCATGTGGCACAGTCTGGCACGGGCCGCTGCTGAATCCAGTGCCATCCAGTCCCTTAGCCATGTATGA
- the mecom gene encoding histone-lysine N-methyltransferase MECOM isoform X1, whose protein sequence is MRSKGRARKLATSDGDDDFALYPSDILEDVCGSDGDPNQSLALAEDPASPPLSDDEASPQDPLSFQRSSLFLPQEDMTVPMDFDLRESSVVGGSLGIWSHRRVKVGERFGPYIGEHRPCLTDPTQGWEILDGSGHVKFCVDASKPDIGSWLKHIQFAPAAKQHNLTACQIDDQIFYKVTREIFPGEELLLFMKAEEYSCDTMAPDIHEERQYRCEDCDQHFESRNQLLDHQKQPCGMPPSSFLNPGGDSDLKAQEPQDLRPLNMSHGLHECKECDQVFPDIQSLEAHTLSHSEEREYKCDQCPKAFNWKSNLIRHQMSHDSGKHYECENCSKVEADSNFPVCLCGSFPQQVFTDPSNLQRHIRSQHVGARAHACSDCGKTFATSSGLKQHKHIHSSVKPFMCKSLRPYLCEVCHKSYTQFSNLCRHKRMHADCRTQIKCKDCGQMFSTTSSLNKHRRFCEGKNHFTAGGLFAQGMPLPGAPGLDKSALAMGHSSAGLADYFGASRHHGGLTFPAAPAFPFSFPGLFPSGLYHRPPLIPATTSPVRQPAHTPVAGPGAELLPPSPGAQESRELLKALRKDGASPGNQMPGAEPHTQSSSSSSKQRNKQSDQSESSDLDDVSTPSGSDLESTSGSEMESDMESERGTARENGKVSKRKTSEGGTQSPNLVGSSAAKDFPGPSLIPSSLDEHTAVTGAVNDSIKAIASIAEKYFGSTGLAGLQDKKVGSLPYPSMFPLPFFPAFSPPVYPFQDRDLKPPALKGEPQSPVDDCKKAQGKASSESPFDLTTKRKEEKSAPFVPSKPEASQSISQDQPLDLSLGTRGRGRNAREEDTKKNLGYEEDKTMMEIPKADTSLQHARPTPFFMDPIYSRVEKRRMSDPFETLKDKYMRPAPGFLFHPQFRLPDQRTWMSAIENMAEKLETFGSLKPETGDLLRSVPSMFDFRAPPSALPETLLRKGKERYTCRYCGKIFPRSANLTRHLRTHTGEQPYRCKYCDRSFSISSNLQRHIRNIHNKEKPFKCHLCDRCFGQQTNLDRHLKKHENGNLSGTAMSSPQSELDSSSAILDDKEDSYFNEIRNFIGNTGQNQTSPDPSEEGLNGGPFEEEKPLMASRGSRDLEDEEAEDLGADEEEGEEPSSTPGKPEGEVLPGNLSDDVIQDEMDFSESNDLNLNCKSSPARYDEEEQSGYSALDHIRHFSDMRKLEESELSDGDPDEDDGSFGSPSLAEAVKQPLFRKSKSQAYAMMLSLAEKDSLHPASHTPATMWHSLARAAAESSAIQSLSHV, encoded by the exons ATCTTGGACGGGTCAGGCCATGTAAAATTTTGCGTGGATGCCAGCAAGCCAGATATCGGGAGCTGGCTGAAGCACATCCAGTTTGCCCCTGCGGCCAAGCAGCATAACCTGACAGCGTGCCAGATAGATGATCAG ATCTTCTACAAAGTCACCAGAGAGATTTTCCCCGGTGAGGAGCTGCTACTTTTCATGAAGGCTGAAGAGTATTCATGTGACACCATGGCTCCTGATATTCACG AGGAGAGGCAGTACCGCTGTGAGGACTGTGACCAGCACTTTGAATCCCGCAACCAGCTGCTGGACCACCAGAAGCAGCCGTGTGGGATGCCCCCTTCCTCTTTCCTTAACCCAG GAGGAGACAGTGACCTGAAAGCCCAAGAACCTCAAGACCTGAGACCACTTAACATGTCCCATGGTCTTCATGAGTGTAAGGAGTGTGACCAGGTCTTCCCAGACATCCAGAG TCTGGAAGCCCATACTCTGTCCCACTCTGAGGAAAGGGAATATAAGTGTGATCAATGTCCCAAGGCCTTCAACTGGAAATCAAACCTGATACGACATCAGATGTCACATGACAGCGGCAAGCACTACGAATGTGAAAACTGCTCAAAG GTAGAAGCAGATAGTAACTTCCccgtgtgtctgtgtggttccttccCCCAGCAGGTGTTCACAGACCCCAGTAACCTGCAGAGGCACATTCGCTCCCAGCACGTCGGGGCTCGGGCCCACGCCTGCTCCGACTGTGGCAAGACGTTTGCAACGTCTTCAGGCCTCAAGCAGCATAAGCACATCCACAGCAGTGTCAAGCCCTTCATGTGTAAGTCACTAAGACCCTACCTAT GTGAGGTGTGCCACAAGTCCTACACCCAGTTCTCTAACTTGTGCCGTCACAAACGCATGCATGCTGACTGCCGCACACAGATCAAGTGCAAGGACTGTGGGCAGATGTTCAGCACCACCTCCTCTCTCAACAAGCACCGGCGCTTCTGTGAAGGGAAGAACCATTTCACAGCAGGGGGATTGTTTGCCCAGGGTATGCCCCTCCCCGGTGCCCCTGGCTTGGACAAATCAGCCTTGGCGATGGGCCACAGCAGTGCTGGACTGGCTGATTACTTTGGTGCCAGCCGACACCATGGCGGGCTCACCTTCCCTGCTGCCCCGGCATTTCCCTTCAGTTTTCCTGGCCTGTTCCCCTCTGGACTCTACCACCGGCCACCGCTCATTCCCGCCACCACCTCTCCTGTCAGACAACCGGCCCACACACCTGTTGCTGGCCCTGGGGCTGAGCTACTTCCTCCAAGCCCTGGGGCTCAGGAGTCCCGAGAACTCCTTAAGGCTCTTCGTAAAGATGGCGCTTCACCTGGCAACCAGATGCCAGGCGCTGAACCACACACCCAGAGCTCTTCATCTTCCTCAAAACAGCGGAACAAGCAGAGTGACCAGTCAGAGAGCAGTGATCTGGATGATGTGAGCACACCTAGTGGAAGTGATCTAGAGAGCACATCGGGCTCTGAGATGGAGAGCGACATGGAGAGTGAGAGGGGGACTGCTCGGGAAAATGGAAAAGTCTCCAAGCGAAAGACCAGTGAGGGAGGAACCCAGAGTCCCAACCTGGTGGGCAGCAGTGCTGCTAAAGACTTTCCAGGCCCTTCTCTTATCCCTTCCTCGCTGGACGAGCACACCGCCGTAACAGGGGCTGTGAATGACTCTATTAAGGCCATTGCCTCCATTGCAGAAAAGTACTTTGGTTCCACAGGGCTAGCTGGCTTGCAGGACAAGAAGGTCGGGTCTCTGCCCTACCCCTCCATGTTCCCACTGCCTTTCTTCCCAGCTTTCTCTCCTCCAGTTTATCCATTCCAAGACAGAGACCTCAAACCTCCAGCCCTGAAGGGTGAGCCACAGTCTCCAGTAGATGACTGCAAGAAGGCCCAGGGCAAAGCCTCGTCTGAATCACCCTTTGACCTCACAACCAAGCGGAAGGAGGAGAAGTCTGCTCCATTTGTCCCCTCTAAACCAGAGGCCTCCCAGTCTATCAGTCAGGATCAGCCACTAGATCTGAGTCTGGGGACCAGGGGCCGTGGACGGAATGCAAGAGAGGAGGACACAAAGAAGAATTTAGGGTATGAAGAGGATAAGACAATGATGGAGATCCCAAAAGCTGACACATCTTTACAGCATGCCCGGCCCACTCCGTTCTTCATGGACCCCATCTACAG CAGGGTTGAGAAGAGGAGAATGAGCGATCCGTTTGAGACTCTCAAGGACAAATACATGCGACCAGCTCCAGGCTTCCTCTTCCATCCACAG TTTCGTTTGCCAGATCAGAGAACTTGG ATGTCAGCAATTGAAAACATGGCAGAAAAACTGGAAACATTTGGCTCCTTAAAGCCAGAGACTGGTGACCTGCTGCGCTCCGTCCCCTCCATGTTTGACTTCAGAGCCCCACCCTCTGCACTTCCAGAGACGCTGCTGCGCAAGGGCAAGGAGCGTTACACCTGCAG ATATTGTGGGAAAATATTCCCACGTTCTGCCAACCTGACGCGCCACCTCAGGACTCACACAGGAGAGCAACCATACAG GTGTAAATACTGCGACCGCTCCTTCAGTATCTCCTCCAACCTACAACGTCACATTCGCAACATTCATAACAAGGAGAAGCCCTTTAAGTGCCACTTGTGTGACCGTTGTTTCGGGCAGCAGACCAACTTGGACCGTCACCTCAAAAAACACGAGAATGGAAACCTGTCAG GCACTGCAATGTCATCCCCACAGTCTGAACTGGACAGCAGCAGCGCCATACTGGATGACAAAGAAGACTCTTATTTCAATGAAATACGAAATTTCATTGGCAACACAGGACAGAACCAGACATCCCCAGATCCCTCTGAGGAAGG GTTAAATGGTGGTCCGTTTGAGGAAGAGAAGCCTTTAATGGCCAGCCGTGGGTCACGTGACCTAGAAGATGAGGAAGCAGAGGACCTGGGTGCTGATGAAGAAGAGGGTGAAGAGCCCAGCAGCACCCCTGGCAAACCTGAAGGCGAAGTGCTTCCTGGTAACCTCAGTGATGATGTCATACAAGACGAAATGGATTTCAGTGAGTCAAATGACTTGAACCTCAACTGCAAGAGCTCCCCTGCCAG GTATGATGAGGAGGAGCAGAGTGGCTACTCAGCCTTGGACCACATTCGTCATTTTTCGGACATGCGCAAGCTGGAGGAGAGTGAGCTGAGTGACGGAGATCCAGATGAAGACGATGGGTCTTTTGGCTCCCCCTCCCTGGCTGAGGCGGTCAAACAGCCACTGTTTAGGAAATCCAAGTCTCAG GCCTATGCCATGATGCTGTCTCTGGCTGAAAAGGACTCTCTCCACCCAGCCTCACACACCCCCGCCACCATGTGGCACAGTCTGGCACGGGCCGCTGCTGAATCCAGTGCCATCCAGTCCCTTAGCCATGTATGA
- the mecom gene encoding histone-lysine N-methyltransferase MECOM isoform X5, with translation MRSKGRARKLATSDGDDDFALYPSDILEDVCGSDGDPNQSLALAEDPASPPLSDDEASPQDPLSFQRSSLFLPQEDMTVPMDFDLRESSVVGGSLGIWSHRRVKVGERFGPYIGEHRPCLTDPTQGWEILDGSGHVKFCVDASKPDIGSWLKHIQFAPAAKQHNLTACQIDDQIFYKVTREIFPGEELLLFMKAEEYSCDTMAPDIHEERQYRCEDCDQHFESRNQLLDHQKQPCGMPPSSFLNPGGDSDLKAQEPQDLRPLNMSHGLHECKECDQVFPDIQSLEAHTLSHSEEREYKCDQCPKAFNWKSNLIRHQMSHDSGKHYECENCSKVEADSNFPVCLCGSFPQQVFTDPSNLQRHIRSQHVGARAHACSDCGKTFATSSGLKQHKHIHSSVKPFMCKSLRPYLCEVCHKSYTQFSNLCRHKRMHADCRTQIKCKDCGQMFSTTSSLNKHRRFCEGKNHFTAGGLFAQGMPLPGAPGLDKSALAMGHSSAGLADYFGASRHHGGLTFPAAPAFPFSFPGLFPSGLYHRPPLIPATTSPVRQPAHTPVAGPGAELLPPSPGAQESRELLKALRKDGASPGNQMPGAEPHTQSSSSSSKQRNKQSDQSESSDLDDVSTPSGSDLESTSGSEMESDMESERGTARENGKVSKRKTSEGGTQSPNLVGSSAAKDFPGPSLIPSSLDEHTAVTGAVNDSIKAIASIAEKYFGSTGLAGLQDKKVGSLPYPSMFPLPFFPAFSPPVYPFQDRDLKPPALKGEPQSPVDDCKKAQGKASSESPFDLTTKRKEEKSAPFVPSKPEASQSISQDQPLDLSLGTRGRGRNAREEDTKKNLGYEEDKTMMEIPKADTSLQHARPTPFFMDPIYRVEKRRMSDPFETLKDKYMRPAPGFLFHPQMSAIENMAEKLETFGSLKPETGDLLRSVPSMFDFRAPPSALPETLLRKGKERYTCRYCGKIFPRSANLTRHLRTHTGEQPYRCKYCDRSFSISSNLQRHIRNIHNKEKPFKCHLCDRCFGQQTNLDRHLKKHENGNLSGTAMSSPQSELDSSSAILDDKEDSYFNEIRNFIGNTGQNQTSPDPSEEGLNGGPFEEEKPLMASRGSRDLEDEEAEDLGADEEEGEEPSSTPGKPEGEVLPGNLSDDVIQDEMDFSESNDLNLNCKSSPARYDEEEQSGYSALDHIRHFSDMRKLEESELSDGDPDEDDGSFGSPSLAEAVKQPLFRKSKSQAYAMMLSLAEKDSLHPASHTPATMWHSLARAAAESSAIQSLSHV, from the exons ATCTTGGACGGGTCAGGCCATGTAAAATTTTGCGTGGATGCCAGCAAGCCAGATATCGGGAGCTGGCTGAAGCACATCCAGTTTGCCCCTGCGGCCAAGCAGCATAACCTGACAGCGTGCCAGATAGATGATCAG ATCTTCTACAAAGTCACCAGAGAGATTTTCCCCGGTGAGGAGCTGCTACTTTTCATGAAGGCTGAAGAGTATTCATGTGACACCATGGCTCCTGATATTCACG AGGAGAGGCAGTACCGCTGTGAGGACTGTGACCAGCACTTTGAATCCCGCAACCAGCTGCTGGACCACCAGAAGCAGCCGTGTGGGATGCCCCCTTCCTCTTTCCTTAACCCAG GAGGAGACAGTGACCTGAAAGCCCAAGAACCTCAAGACCTGAGACCACTTAACATGTCCCATGGTCTTCATGAGTGTAAGGAGTGTGACCAGGTCTTCCCAGACATCCAGAG TCTGGAAGCCCATACTCTGTCCCACTCTGAGGAAAGGGAATATAAGTGTGATCAATGTCCCAAGGCCTTCAACTGGAAATCAAACCTGATACGACATCAGATGTCACATGACAGCGGCAAGCACTACGAATGTGAAAACTGCTCAAAG GTAGAAGCAGATAGTAACTTCCccgtgtgtctgtgtggttccttccCCCAGCAGGTGTTCACAGACCCCAGTAACCTGCAGAGGCACATTCGCTCCCAGCACGTCGGGGCTCGGGCCCACGCCTGCTCCGACTGTGGCAAGACGTTTGCAACGTCTTCAGGCCTCAAGCAGCATAAGCACATCCACAGCAGTGTCAAGCCCTTCATGTGTAAGTCACTAAGACCCTACCTAT GTGAGGTGTGCCACAAGTCCTACACCCAGTTCTCTAACTTGTGCCGTCACAAACGCATGCATGCTGACTGCCGCACACAGATCAAGTGCAAGGACTGTGGGCAGATGTTCAGCACCACCTCCTCTCTCAACAAGCACCGGCGCTTCTGTGAAGGGAAGAACCATTTCACAGCAGGGGGATTGTTTGCCCAGGGTATGCCCCTCCCCGGTGCCCCTGGCTTGGACAAATCAGCCTTGGCGATGGGCCACAGCAGTGCTGGACTGGCTGATTACTTTGGTGCCAGCCGACACCATGGCGGGCTCACCTTCCCTGCTGCCCCGGCATTTCCCTTCAGTTTTCCTGGCCTGTTCCCCTCTGGACTCTACCACCGGCCACCGCTCATTCCCGCCACCACCTCTCCTGTCAGACAACCGGCCCACACACCTGTTGCTGGCCCTGGGGCTGAGCTACTTCCTCCAAGCCCTGGGGCTCAGGAGTCCCGAGAACTCCTTAAGGCTCTTCGTAAAGATGGCGCTTCACCTGGCAACCAGATGCCAGGCGCTGAACCACACACCCAGAGCTCTTCATCTTCCTCAAAACAGCGGAACAAGCAGAGTGACCAGTCAGAGAGCAGTGATCTGGATGATGTGAGCACACCTAGTGGAAGTGATCTAGAGAGCACATCGGGCTCTGAGATGGAGAGCGACATGGAGAGTGAGAGGGGGACTGCTCGGGAAAATGGAAAAGTCTCCAAGCGAAAGACCAGTGAGGGAGGAACCCAGAGTCCCAACCTGGTGGGCAGCAGTGCTGCTAAAGACTTTCCAGGCCCTTCTCTTATCCCTTCCTCGCTGGACGAGCACACCGCCGTAACAGGGGCTGTGAATGACTCTATTAAGGCCATTGCCTCCATTGCAGAAAAGTACTTTGGTTCCACAGGGCTAGCTGGCTTGCAGGACAAGAAGGTCGGGTCTCTGCCCTACCCCTCCATGTTCCCACTGCCTTTCTTCCCAGCTTTCTCTCCTCCAGTTTATCCATTCCAAGACAGAGACCTCAAACCTCCAGCCCTGAAGGGTGAGCCACAGTCTCCAGTAGATGACTGCAAGAAGGCCCAGGGCAAAGCCTCGTCTGAATCACCCTTTGACCTCACAACCAAGCGGAAGGAGGAGAAGTCTGCTCCATTTGTCCCCTCTAAACCAGAGGCCTCCCAGTCTATCAGTCAGGATCAGCCACTAGATCTGAGTCTGGGGACCAGGGGCCGTGGACGGAATGCAAGAGAGGAGGACACAAAGAAGAATTTAGGGTATGAAGAGGATAAGACAATGATGGAGATCCCAAAAGCTGACACATCTTTACAGCATGCCCGGCCCACTCCGTTCTTCATGGACCCCATCTACAG GGTTGAGAAGAGGAGAATGAGCGATCCGTTTGAGACTCTCAAGGACAAATACATGCGACCAGCTCCAGGCTTCCTCTTCCATCCACAG ATGTCAGCAATTGAAAACATGGCAGAAAAACTGGAAACATTTGGCTCCTTAAAGCCAGAGACTGGTGACCTGCTGCGCTCCGTCCCCTCCATGTTTGACTTCAGAGCCCCACCCTCTGCACTTCCAGAGACGCTGCTGCGCAAGGGCAAGGAGCGTTACACCTGCAG ATATTGTGGGAAAATATTCCCACGTTCTGCCAACCTGACGCGCCACCTCAGGACTCACACAGGAGAGCAACCATACAG GTGTAAATACTGCGACCGCTCCTTCAGTATCTCCTCCAACCTACAACGTCACATTCGCAACATTCATAACAAGGAGAAGCCCTTTAAGTGCCACTTGTGTGACCGTTGTTTCGGGCAGCAGACCAACTTGGACCGTCACCTCAAAAAACACGAGAATGGAAACCTGTCAG GCACTGCAATGTCATCCCCACAGTCTGAACTGGACAGCAGCAGCGCCATACTGGATGACAAAGAAGACTCTTATTTCAATGAAATACGAAATTTCATTGGCAACACAGGACAGAACCAGACATCCCCAGATCCCTCTGAGGAAGG GTTAAATGGTGGTCCGTTTGAGGAAGAGAAGCCTTTAATGGCCAGCCGTGGGTCACGTGACCTAGAAGATGAGGAAGCAGAGGACCTGGGTGCTGATGAAGAAGAGGGTGAAGAGCCCAGCAGCACCCCTGGCAAACCTGAAGGCGAAGTGCTTCCTGGTAACCTCAGTGATGATGTCATACAAGACGAAATGGATTTCAGTGAGTCAAATGACTTGAACCTCAACTGCAAGAGCTCCCCTGCCAG GTATGATGAGGAGGAGCAGAGTGGCTACTCAGCCTTGGACCACATTCGTCATTTTTCGGACATGCGCAAGCTGGAGGAGAGTGAGCTGAGTGACGGAGATCCAGATGAAGACGATGGGTCTTTTGGCTCCCCCTCCCTGGCTGAGGCGGTCAAACAGCCACTGTTTAGGAAATCCAAGTCTCAG GCCTATGCCATGATGCTGTCTCTGGCTGAAAAGGACTCTCTCCACCCAGCCTCACACACCCCCGCCACCATGTGGCACAGTCTGGCACGGGCCGCTGCTGAATCCAGTGCCATCCAGTCCCTTAGCCATGTATGA